The window CTGCTACAACTACTATGGATTAAATCACATGTAgagatttattttttgtatagaTCATGATTTACTATTGATACGCTGAAGGTTTTAAGACTTTGGACCGCAGCCATCCTCTTCCCTGCCCTATTCGATTCTTGCAAGGTTGCTAGCGCTAGTCGCTGTGGTTCAGGTGTGATTTgctgttttttgttctttttgcgACCCTATTTGCCTACttaattttttgttctcatGGTTAAGACCAAGTCTACTACCTCTGTGACTACTATATCTACCTCGGACAATGTTAATGTTCAAATtacctctatcaagctcaagGGAAGTTCGAATTACCGACTTTGGGCTTAGTCTGTGAAGGTTTAACTTATGGCCAAGGATAAACTTCAGTATACTACTTTTGAACCTCCTCTATCATTTGACAATGGTTATAATGAacggatgaaggagaatgccttgattttaatctggttgtggaatagtatggaaccagatgtcgcTGCAAATGTCATGTTTCACACTACTACAAAGGGAGTATGGAATGACTTGAAGGAAACATACTCTCTGGAAAAGAACATGACCTgtatttatgatatttatgagaagttTCAGTTTTTTCAGTTTGACAGATCTCTTCCAGAGTACTATAGTGCTTTCAAGGGAATGATTGAAAAACTCAATGTTTTCCAGCCCTTGACCAACAATattgacaaattgaaggctcagcgcaatgagttttttgttttcaaatttttggctgggttgaataatgatttgaaggcagtgaaggACCATCTACTTGCAAGCGATATTGTTCCTACTCTGAATGACACTTATTCGCGACTACAGCGTATTACTTCATCAACTAAATCTGATCAGTCTTCCAAGGACAATTCTGCCTTCCTTACTAACCGTGGACGTGGTCGTGGTCGCGGTCGTGGGGGAGGTCGTGGGTCGGCTGGTCGAGGTTCCAGTGGATAGCCGTCTGATCGTGCATCTCGTCAGTGCACTTACTGTGGGAAGTCCAACCATACTGTCAAGACTTGCTGGACAAAGCATAGAAAGCCAAAGTGGGCGACCTAGTTAACCAATCATGTAGTGTCAAACGATGGTATTGACACAGTGTCTTCCACTGATACTAAGTCGATAACTTCCTCAGGAGATTCATCTACCAGTCTAcgcgatgacatcaatcagttgctccagcgcttgcacactctcgaggcatcctctaatacatccaatggtgggtCTACATTTGCTGCCACCCTAGCTCATACaggtacctcagcccttcttaccactacttctaccccctggatcattgattcaaggGCTTCTGCCCATATGACTAGTAAGTCATCACTTTGTAAAACATTTTCTTCTAGTACCAATCTACATCTGTTATTCTTGCCAACAGTGCTTCCACACCGGTTCTAGCCCATGGTACTATCTCACCTACATCCTCACTGAATTATCTTCTGTGTTACATGTACcacaatttccattaagtcttctctctgtGAGCCAGTTAACTagttcattaaattgctcagtaacctaCTTTCTctcttactgtgtttttcaggatcttcacacgaggaagacgattggtggagggcgtgaaaaagatgacttatattatctcaactgtGGCTCTCCTGCTTCTTCTGCTACTGCTACTATTGTTGGGGATGTGAATcatttccaatggcactgtcgtttaggacatttgtctttgtctaggttgaatcttttatttcctagttttaagtatGTGCTGAGGTTAGAATGTGGCCTGTGAATTGGGAAAACATCACCGTATGtccttcccatctcgctctgtgtctcgtcgtccgtctttattttctttagtccattttgatgtatggggtccttgcagagttagtaatagatttggttttcgCTATTTTGTGACCTTTGCGGATGATCATTCTCGTCTTACATGGTTGTATATGTTAAAGgacagatctgaatttttatctgtgtaccagaaattttataatgaaataaaaactcaatttggcattttaattaatatttttcgatctgataatgctttagaatataccaaaatgatatttttgatttttgtgccaaccgtggaatgatacaccaaactagttgtgcctaTACCCCACGgcaaaatggggtagcagagTGCAAGAACCAGCATCTCTTCGAGGTAGCTCGAACTATTATgatacatatgcatgttcctaaacatTTTTTGTGTGATGGAATTTTAACTGCACAtcacttgattaatcgcatgccttcTNACTTATCAtcatgtcattatcaaaagttgTCATTTTCTTGCACATTTTCCGAGAaaacatgtgaaatgacagaATGTACcctaattgaaaaaaaaattcctgtcCACTGAATATTGTCTACCGTGGTTAGAGTTATTTTCAATAGTTCTCTAGAAGCTGGTTGATTTGGTAGATTATAATTGTATGCACTTTTAAAttgtttcagttttattttaagCTATTTACAGTCATCTTGTGCTGTTATTGCTGTTGATTTTTCCATCCTCATCtgtttggtattttttttttattaatagctAGTAGTATGCCTGACTTCTGCAGATTGCACCCTCATTCGGACACCAGCCTATGATTTACAGTCCACCAGCTACACCAATGCAAACACCTCAGGCATATGTCCAACCAAATGGACCTCTGGTATGTGTTTCTGTTTTCTGCGTTTTCTACTTTTCACTGAGCCATCTAGGCATCTTTAGTTATCTCtgtccaggaaaaaaaaaagcagctcAGTATGATTTTGTGCTATAATTGATTTCAGTATGGGCAACAGATGATTCTTGGCCACCCTAGGCAGGTTCTGTACATGCCAGGTTATCCCCCTGTAAGTTCTTCCTACACTTCACAATCAttttaagaatttgattttagtATTAAGTCCTTTGCTTGGTTCTGAGAAGTCTCTGAGACTCATTTGTTGCATCATCATCATTTCAAGAATCGGGAATCAGGTCGGTGAGTCGGccaatttggattggaatcggTCACTGCCAATTCCGATTCCGATTCCGATTCCAGCCGATCTGATACGGAAGATTCATATGAAGAAAACCTAGAATCGGCGAGTATTCAGATCCATGGGCTGATTCTAGGGTTCTACCCGGATCAGAATTGACAGGGATCGATCCTGCCCCTAATTCCTTGTTTTAAAATCTTATGCATTATCTCACAACCAGCCTAAACTAACTATATGGTTAACTTCTGTGGTTTGCTGAAGAAAGTTGGATTAATGGCCTgggattttatttaatttttggatAGTTAGGACCCaaagagagttgaactcatgatctCTTAATTTGTGATATTGGTCTCTACCAATTGAGCAACCCCCCGGGGGTCGTCGTCCTGGGAATTTTTCTTATAACAGTTCATAAAAATCCCGATTCTGCCCATTTATCTTCTCTGTTCTCACATATTTTGGTCATGTCTGGACAGGAAATGCCATACAAAGGGAGAGAATTCTAACTCATGCTGGTCAGCCAATGTGTGCTCTACTAATTGTGCTTGTAAATAAGATGCTTCTGAATGAACTGACAATTTTTTGAGCGGGGAAGCTCGGTATTCAGTTAACAATAATTCTAGAGCACTATTGGGAGTCATGGGAGTTTCACTCATTTTAGGATAttcactatccatttgtatttGTAAAATTGATTAGTTTTATGTGTGTCTTATACTCTTTATCATGACTATGATGTCTTTGGATTGACTTATCGTACCTTTTAACTTTTTCTTCTCCTGGAAATGGTATAAATAGCAAATCATGGATACTTATAGGACTGGCAAAAAGCCTCGACCTCGAATTGAACCGGTATAACTAGATGGTTCGTTGAGATGAATTCGGTACTTATGCGAATGATCCATTGACTTGACTTTATTTGTTGCATCTCGGTTCACTGTTTAGAAGTTTTGAAGTGGTAGATCATGACCTTGAGTAGCTTAAGGTGGAGGAAACATTATTACTTATCATGGACCAAACAAAGATAAAGAGTTCACTGTTTTTTGGGGTGTTGAGGGGGAGGGATGGGGTTCGAAGATCAACACATTTCTAAGAGAAAAttatgttttaaaaattggatggGACCTGGGTTGCTGTACAGAATTGCTGGTCTTGTCCCATTGTGGAGAATAATATACCTTTTCAGCTTTTTTCACAGAGAAGTCTGGAGAATAAAGGACCCACGCGCATTGCTTTCTTTCTAGGCATCGGActgttctctccctctcttttacAGTCAACAGTCACAGGAAGGTGCAGCACGCCCGGATTATCCCTGCAAAAAGGAATCCCAGTTCCTTTCCCGAATCTTTTTCATGGCTCGCCAGCTTTTCCAGAACCCACTTATAAGAGAATGGGATTTTGATCGTTAATGGATTCTATCTCTGGCTTCTTCTCTCTAGCCTGAGACTCTAATGAAGCAAGCAAGCACGGGGTTGGGTCCACCACTACCAGTAGTAgtcctgtgtgtgtgtgtgtggggggggggggcttggAGGCATTGATTGAGGGCAATGAGCAATGGCTCAGCCTGTGCTTCGGCCTTGCCCTCTCCTCAGCTTCGGCGGCTACCAGAGTGCCACAACTCTATCCTTTGGGCTTACCTATGAACGGGTATAAATCACCGCCGATTCCACCACCAGTACCGGTGTACTTATACAAGTCCCCACCCCCTCCACCACCGGTATACGAATACAaatctgttggtgtatgatgtcttgtattccgtcgcagtttaatccagggagtactggtgcagcacctagacaggcaggatggtggtcccgctagccggttagcgggccgtgggggttgcaaggggggcaggaggcccccctgcatagcaggggtgtaggggggaGCAGCCCCcctctcgaattttttatttgagggcaattgtagtttaatccggattagggcggcaattgtagtttaatccggattagggcggcaattgtagtttaatccggatcagggtttttttcgctatatatttgtagcgagggtttctttctctgtaatgcaagcaatactgagaggtgtgaggacgagcgttgtaaccctattctccattgatagtgaagcaagatctcatctcaccgaggacataggcaaccttgccgaacctcgtaaaatccgtgtgcattgtttgttttgtttttccattatcttctgcaacgttttagggttacgtttctacaaaATCGCCACATCCTCCGACGTACACTGCCACCGCCTCATCGTCATGGATGCGTTTACATGACACCTCCTCCCCACCTATAATCAAGTATGGATATCCTCAACCTCCGtgaaatcatcatcatcatcataggCATAAGCCACAAGTACATGTCAGCTACAAGTTTTCAATTCGTATCGAAATCAGCAGAAGCTGATACCGATACAGAGTCTACAGACCAATGGTAAGTAAAGaatacatttctttttaaaagaaaCACAATTCAGGGCGATCTTAGTCGGTATCGGCCGATACCAATCCCGATCCCAGTACCGATTACTAAAACCTACTCTCCTTGGGATTGTACACACGAAATGTAGTTGGAGAATCAGAGATTCAGAGCTGAAGCAGCCATGGCGATTGCAGTTCGAACTCTCGGCGGCAGCTCTGCCGCAATCTCACTGGTGAGCTCCATAACCTCTGTTCTTCAATCCCTGAAACATCAGAATCCCCGCTGCTCAAACCTCAATCCTTCTCCTCTTTTACAATTTTCACAACACCTAAACGCTAATTTGGTAATCGAAGTAATCAAAGCCCAAGACGAACCTCATACTGCTCTGCTGTTCTTCCAGTGGGCCTCCGACCCTAAACCTAACCCTAACAACTACTTCCACACTCAACGCTGTTACTCCGCCATGGTCGATCTTTTACTCTCCCATAGCATGTACTCTACGGCCTTATCGATTCTTCAGTCGTCCAACAATCTCCGCGATTTCATGGTCGGGAAATTCATCAAATCGTATGGAGACCGCGGTGATATCAGAGGTGCAATCCACTGGTTTGATCGCGCTAAGACCATTGAATCTGGTCGCTGTTTGTTTTCGTACAATGCAATTTTGGGAGTCTTGGTGAGAGCGAATCGCATGAATTTAGCCCAAGCTATCTTCGATCAGATTCTGAAAGAGCGTTTGGTGAGACCAGATGTCTCTACTTATACGACGATGATTAGGGGTTACTGCAAATTGGGTATGATCGAGGATGCAAAGAaagtgtttgatgaaatgctcTGCAAACCGAATTTGATTACTTATAATACGATTATCGCGGGGCTCTGTAGGAAAGGGCTTGTGGAGAACGCACAAGAGATTGTTGATCATATGATTGCTAAAAAGGATAGTTCTTGTTTGCCCGACACCGTGACTTTCACGACTTTGATCGATGGCTACTGCAAAAAAGGTGAATTGGAGTTGGCAGAAAAATGTCTGGATGAGATGTCAAATTGGAACTGCGAGCCGAATGTCTTGACCTACAATTCATTGATCAATGGTTTATGTTTGATGGGAAAGGTTGATGAGGCAAAGAGGCAGATGACTAAAATGAGATTAAATGGATTGAAGAGTGATGTTGTTACCCACACAAGTCTATTGAAAGGACTGTGCATAGTGGGGAGATCAGATGATGCTGCAGAACATCTCAAGGAGATGATCGAtcttgggctgaaacttgatgTGAAGTCGTATGGAGTGGTTGTCAATGAGTACTGCAAACACGGGCGAACAGCTGAAGCAATTGCCCTACTGGATGACATGAAATTGAGGGGCATCAATCCGAGTGTTTGGAGCTTCAATGAACTTTTCAGGGCCCTCACCAATGCCGGGGAGTACGATAGAGCAATTCTGGTTTTGAAGCAAATGCCTCAAATGGGTTGCTCCCCAAACTTCTTATCTTATAGCACCGTGATCTGTAGCCTTTGTGGAGTCAAAGGTAGGATGAGAGATGTTGAAGACCTTGTTGTTGACATGGTTCGTAGAGGTCATGGCCTTGACTCCTCTATGTACAGTGAAATAGTTAAGGGGCACTGTGAGGATGGTGATCTAGAGATGGCTTTGGGCATGTTCTCTGAGATGGTGGAGAAGGGATTCATTATCAATCTTCAGAGCTTTTCAGTGTTTGTGAAGGAGTTGTGTGGGAAAGGTAGGATATCTGATGCCGAGTATGTGTTCAAGGAAATGATCAGGAGATGCAAAATACTTGACATAGCTAGTTACAGAAGTAAACTAAATGAGTATGGTTGTAAGCTACCGGCAGCAATTAATGGAGGCTAGTTGACTGTGGTTGCCTTTGGTATAAGCCTCTTTGGAGCGGTCTTGAGGAGTTTTCCATCCTCCACAGAGTAAGCATGTTTGGCAAAAAATCTGTTCTTCCATGTGATTCTTGGATTGtgagaatcaaaagaagtgCTCTTCAAAATAATCAGGATAGATATTTTCTTTCAgccacaaatctaaggtcatATAAGATAGAACAGCAAATATGATCCTCCAGGAGTCCAGGTTGCTGTAAGTTGACATTTGGAGGGGCAGCTTGATGTACAAAACTGAAGTGCTGGAGCCATAGGAAAATTCATGTCGAGATGGTAAAGCTTGTTCAATTCTGGGACCTAGTCTGATCAATTTCTGTTTCATATAGAAGTGGGTAGCATCTTGATGTGGTAGCGAACTCATCTAACTTGGAGCCTAATTTGATCATTCTGAGTGGGGTGTGATACTGAATTATCCTTGGAGATGATAATTTAGAGTTCTGGGAGGTTATCAGATGGCATATCAACTGGATTCCCTATAGTCAATGCTGGTGAATCAGTGAAATTGGTTTGCGTAGGTTATCAGAGTAAACATGAGATCTAAGAGTTCATTCAAATTGGTTAACGTAGGTTGTCAGAATTCACAGGAGATCGAAGTTACTCGAGAACCATATTTTGTGAGGGAAAGTTAAATCTCTAAATGAATTATGGGACCTAGGTTCCCTGGCATACCTTCTAATTTTCCCTcaactcctttctcctttttaaTGCTCGTGTTGGATGAAGAATCAACTTCCACCGTAGATTTTGAGAAGGTCTGCTCTGGTTGCTGGGCAGTGCAGTCCGGTTGCTCCATGTTCCCGTTCTTCTGCTTAGCCTGCTCATGGCTTGGCTTGTTTAGTTCAAGTTTTAGTTCAGTCAATTTTTCCTTAGGGCAAGGGTATATATATTGGCATCTTATACGTCATATCAATGGCAAGCAATAAGTGTTTTGGTGAGTCAGAGTGCGTCATATAGGGAGATCCACATATATAATGAAGAAAGACTATGAGAGGGGAATTCGACTTTGCTCCAATGATTGACTCTCCAACCATCCTCCACATAGTCTCATAAATTGACATGTGGTATTTTTCTAATCTAAAGATCATGAACAACCAACCCCATTTGGTTGGTCAAATGCATATACTCAACACTCGGACATAATCAAACACACTCAAACCTGATCCAACTATGCCTTCGATTTGcaatctcctctctttcctcctGATTTCACTAGATCCTAAGAGGAGAAGTTGTATAACATAATCCAATTTCTTCAACAAGGAGGACAATTGGAACATTAGTTGTTGGAGAAGAGTTGACTGCATGAGAGGGAAAAGGAAGTACATCATGGTTTCatgttcttttccctttttatttatttatttatttatttttattattattatgatgcCTCAAAATATCTTAACTTCTAACTTGAAAACTAATAggaaatttagatttttttttaagggtttaaGTGGTGGGTGGGGGAGAGATgttgaaaataaaatgagaagagaaaaaaaaaaaaaggattgaaaaGTGATTGAAAAAATTGGATCCTTTGTGagggaaaatacaaaaaagattGACCTAATTTCTGCCCACCTCTGATGAAGAAAGAATCTTTTAAATCAATCCCAAATTTTCACTACGAACAACTGAAAGCTCTTATCAGATTTGAGTTACCAAAGTTATCTATAGCTGTAGCTGTTTCTTCAACCTTTTAAGGCTGCCTTTggtaatatttaaaaaaattgtttttggagttaaatgaaatataatatttgGTGTATTTACagtgtgttttatttttttttaattaaaaatatatttaacacagaaaattttcgtttttgactcTGAAGAATCGTTATTTGCCAAAGGCAGCATAAATGTTGGACTCTCCACTTCTTCTGTTCTCCACAGTCCACTCTGCTGGAACCTGGAGGGCCCCAAGTCGGCCTCTGTGGCTGTAAGCTTCTGCTGCCTTGTGACCCTTTATCATTCAAAAAACTCACTCTATCACAAAACGACAGTTCAAGCTTTCAGACTCATGGGCCCCTTGTCTGCAGCTATTCTATTTTACGACATTTGTCAGTCTTTCGAAGAGTAGGTAGGACCCACAAGACCACAACCCCGAAGCACTGGAGGATAATGTCCATAATCGTAGCCGTACACCAAGTTGATGATTGTATTGGATAGTTTTGGATTAAGCCAATAACAATATCAAACACACGTACATACAGAAAGCTTATGGTCTGGATTCTGTCGTATCTATTCCTAACATAATCCCACCATTTCTTCGTCGTATTAACAGGGACTTTGGAGATGTGGCTAAAAACACAAAGAgagcaaagagaagaaagagctCGCGAGAGCGcgggagcgagagagagagagtcttttTTCGCTCCCAATGGAAAATGTATCCGATCAAAGGCTATTTAAATTAAAATCCGAATTATCTATAACATAATTATTCAGTTCcgattaaataattaattaaaaattttggaggttcttgaagtttagacCGATTataaagaatgaggaaaagagctaAGACAATTTGGGAAGATGAATTAAaagcaaattatattcattaggGGAGATGAAGATTTAGATTACACAAGTCAATAAGTAAATGGGTGGTTGAAAATCCGAATTTGATCTGCATTCGTATCTAGTGAGGAAATATCTGGATCCGATCACATTAGATCTGAATTTGATCCATAGCTGATCCATTTATATCCTTAGCTTCGATGAGTGTTTGAAAACAATAAAGAGCATTTCATACTTTCACCATACGAGGGGTTAGTAAATATGACGGTAGATTTGTAGGTAAAGAAGATATTTTTCCCATTTCGACCTTTGATTTAGTTGCATACATTCTCATGTATTGCAATTGTAGATCAACTAGTCCAGTCTTTTCTTGGTTGTATGGGCATGTTTGCACAATAGTTTGATTGCAATTGATTTACAATCTGCCACGGTCAAGTTGAACTACAACCACCCTAACACAAATGTACCCTCTCTTTTATGTCCATAAATCTTCTTAGCCGTGGTAACTTTATTTGCAATGTGgccaattattttttagattaaaCTTGACATGAGATAGAGACCTTTAGGGTTTAACAACCTTCTAAATTTCCTTGCAGCACAAATAGATGAGTTACCtacctataaaatatatatctAGATCCAAAGACCACCCAAATACTTCAACTTGTCCCAAAATCCACTATTATGATTTACAGATTGAAAATCCTCtacaaaagataaaatcatGTCCTCTCTATCTAATGATCGAAATGGATATTATCAACTATTTATGTGGCATAATAGGTACCTTgtgacatttaaaaaaataatgaatatttatgataataataataattcacttttttatatactttaAAAGTACCATAGCATAACGCGTTAACAACTAGAGTAAGAATTACAGACAAGATCAGGAGCATCGATAATAGGCTACCTTTGCCATGTATTACAAACACGATTATACTAGAACATACACCAAGACGAGCCAAAGAATGGGATACATAATTATGTCTGTGTGGAAAGTACAATACCTGACTTCGGAATAgtcaaataattcaaaaaaacaCACTTTCATTCCATAGTAGACAATCTGATATTCCAGAGAGATTCTTAAGAGTTATCCAATAGTTGTATTA is drawn from Macadamia integrifolia cultivar HAES 741 chromosome 7, SCU_Mint_v3, whole genome shotgun sequence and contains these coding sequences:
- the LOC122083620 gene encoding pentatricopeptide repeat-containing protein At1g09900-like codes for the protein MAIAVRTLGGSSAAISLVSSITSVLQSLKHQNPRCSNLNPSPLLQFSQHLNANLVIEVIKAQDEPHTALLFFQWASDPKPNPNNYFHTQRCYSAMVDLLLSHSMYSTALSILQSSNNLRDFMVGKFIKSYGDRGDIRGAIHWFDRAKTIESGRCLFSYNAILGVLVRANRMNLAQAIFDQILKERLVRPDVSTYTTMIRGYCKLGMIEDAKKVFDEMLCKPNLITYNTIIAGLCRKGLVENAQEIVDHMIAKKDSSCLPDTVTFTTLIDGYCKKGELELAEKCLDEMSNWNCEPNVLTYNSLINGLCLMGKVDEAKRQMTKMRLNGLKSDVVTHTSLLKGLCIVGRSDDAAEHLKEMIDLGLKLDVKSYGVVVNEYCKHGRTAEAIALLDDMKLRGINPSVWSFNELFRALTNAGEYDRAILVLKQMPQMGCSPNFLSYSTVICSLCGVKGRMRDVEDLVVDMVRRGHGLDSSMYSEIVKGHCEDGDLEMALGMFSEMVEKGFIINLQSFSVFVKELCGKGRISDAEYVFKEMIRRCKILDIASYRSKLNEYGCKLPAAINGG